The DNA segment AAGTAATATTTGTGAGAGCGATATGAAAATTACTAGCCATTTGGAGTTGTTGACAATCACTGGTTATCTTTCATGTAGTGACTTATATATGTCTAGTCGAGAAATAACAATGTTGCTGGATGTAAACTTAATTTAATGATGCAAGCAGGTTGCAAAAAgtaaaaagtcaagagaataaaAAAATGATCAAATTCTTAGAATTAAGACAACTCTGACTAGCAGGACACAGCTGTGGAGTGGTGCCTTATACTGTTGGCATGACTTCCGTCAGAATGTTTGCAGGACCTTATTCTCAGTACACTCTGCTCTGGTGTGAGTGCCCCTATATATCAGTTTAGAGTTCAAATGTATCATCTTAGTCTGTGCTGAAGCATTGGCACATAATAGAGCCTAGCAAGTTGTTTCTATGGGTTAAAAATGCCCTTTCTATCTGCCGCTTTGGCATCTGATTGCATCCTAGCTTATCAAGTTTAACGTTTACTCTTAGTCAAATGAATTATAAGACAAAATTAAGGACGACATACATTCATCTGAACTATCTGTTCTTTAATTTTATATAAGTTTTTATCTGTCTCCCTCCCTCTCTCTCCGTCCTCCACCCCCTTCCTTTGTGTGTTGCTTAAGAACTCCTTGCTAGCACTTCAACTGTGGCAGAATATTGTCACTTTGCTTTATAAGTGTGAACTGTTGTCTGAAACTCTGTTCGGTAAGAGCTCGAGGCGCATTTTGTACTATTTACTTGAAAGACGTACTGAAACTGAGGAATGATGCTTTGTTCCGAGGTCACTGTTACCTGAAACATGCTGCGCCAAAAAGGTGCAGGTGTTGATGTAACTTTTCACTTTCTATAGTTTGTCTTATAAGTGTTTCTGAGTAAATTTCCAGAAACTAGAATAGTACCTTTCTTTACTCCTACCTTCAAATCGGAGCATGCCACAGAAGACATTCTTGTTTACTAACGTAAATACCCTCTTCACGGATCTCTTAATCTGTCTGTTTAGTAAAGCATTTCTCGAAATACACAACAAGGGGGCAAAATTGAATTAACAAAGGAAAATACAGAATCTTGTTTAACATTCCTGCTGTCCATCAGACTAGAGAACCATCATTTCTCCTCTCAACTCCCTCCCATGGGGCTGGGAAAATGGAAGTTaagaagcaagaaagagataaCCTTTGCTTTTGTATCAGCTCACCGTTAATAATGGTGGTGTTACCAGTGACAACAAGGAAGGGAGGCCTTGATTTTTTGACTTGGAGGCCAGAAAGAAATGCTGGGACACAGCCGAGAAGGTTCCAGGTCGAGATCCTGAGAGGTGGAGAAAAGATGTAGCTGGCAACATTGTTGGCAAGCGATTCCACAGATGCCTAGGTTGCCTTTGCTTTGAGTATGATCACATCGTTCCCTTCTCTAAAGGTGGTGATTCTGTGGCAGAGAACTgtcaaattcttcaaacaagGGTGAATAGATCTAAAGCAGACAAGGTTGCTATTAGCACAACACAGTTGAAAGGATATTCTTGTGACATCAACTTCAGTGATGAAGACCTTGACCAGATTGAGATGGCTGTTTATGGGGATATTAAGCGATCAGACAATCAATGTCGTGTTCCAACAATTGATGAAATAATGGGGAAATACAAGCCTAAGAAGCGCATTGCGAGCTGCAACTCTCAATAATAGCTTGCTTTTTAGGATCTGAAATATAAGCCATTAAGTAAGATAGCAACTATGATAAGTAGTGATTTTGGTGGGATCTCTGCTTTCTATTTATGTTTATTTGACATTGAGCTTAAAGAAAGAGAATTTATTAATGTGTATTGGTCTTATGTTGATTGTGCAGCATTCTTGCTCCTCTGTACCTTTCTTTTCTGGTAACTAATTCTTGTTCCTCTATACCTTTGTTTCAATAATGGAACTTTGACTCAACTTATATCTCAAGGCACAGAATCTGACTATCTTTCTTCTGTTTGTTCTTGCTACTAatcttaaggaaagaaatcatctTGATATACAGGTTTATATCAAGGCAACTGGAGAAAAAAGTGCAGAAATGGTAACTGATGAAGGTGCAATATATGTTACATCGAACAAGGGATACAACTGGAAGGCTGCTATACAAGAAACTGTGTCCGCTACCCTTAATAGGTAATCTTTGAGAAGGTGAACTCCATAATTGTGAAATGCTTTATGTAGACATGTTTTTCTGGTTAGCTGTGACGCATCAGGCTGGAGTGTAAAATCTTGATTTGAGGTTGATGTGCTACTTCTACAATAAAATGAGACAAACTCAACGAACAGATGTATTTCAGTTTGAGGTTaattaatgaaaagaaaaagaaaaaccaatAACTTAGTAAATAAAAAGGCTGGTTTTTCACTCTTTGTTTAGGTAATGTGTACTTGGTATAACCTATTATCTGGGTCACTCTTGAATGTTCTCTACTCTCATGTTTTGCTTTCTACTTTTCTGTAAAATAGCTTAACTACTGATAGTTTACTGGTGGTGCTTTAACTGCTGATACTTCACTAAACAAGATGATGCTAGCCAAATAGTCTTTGACGAGCTAATCCCTATCTTTCGAGAAAAAGTGTTATGCTGTTGGATTTAGCACCTAATCAATTTAGATGCTGGCTTAGGTCATATGTGACGGCAAAAAATAGTTAAGGCCAGGGTTTATGATTAACTTACTTGTGAAGCttatttttgtttcttctttaTAAAGTGAAATGACAGACATCCTTATTAAAATTGCAGAACAGTTTCTAGTGGCATTAGTGGTGCCAGTTACTATACAGGCACTTTCAGTACTGTTAACCGCTCTCCTGATGGACGTTATGTAGCTGTTTCAAGCCGTGGTAACTTCTATTTGACCTGGGAGCCAGGGCAGGTACGGTTTCTTTGACATGTATTGTTTTCATGTTTTTGTGAATTAACAAGCTAATTTGCCTTATGTAGCATCAATTGTTGCGCTGAAATTTCTTgcttttttcttttataaaaaaaagaaagattatTCATGTCCAAAGAGATCGTATATTTTTATacatataattagttgtatataTACTACATTGCAGGCGTACTGGCAACCGCATAACAGAGCTGTGGCTAGAAGAATCCAAAACATGGGCTGGAGGGCTGATGGTGGTCTTTGGCTACTCGTGCGTGGTGGAGGGCTATACCTCAGCAAGGGCACAGGGGTTAGTAAATTAAGATCCTAGCATGAAATAACTCTATCTTGTTCGGATAGGATGAAGTGTAGCATGTCCTATTTGTGCACTCAATTCCCTTGGTATCTCGGTTGAAGCAATCAAATTCCTTAGAATCTTTTCAGAAGATGCTGTGTCCAATTTCTGTAAAAGGAGCCAATTTTTAAGATCTTCCAATTTCTCCTATGTTTACTTTGATATCAAACCTTGTATATTACCTAAATGTCTTATTTTAACTCTGGTTTTAATTTCTATACGAAACAAATGTCCATCTCCTGCAGTTAATAAAAGAGCCCATTATCTTACTCTAGAATGAATGATCCTCCATtgcaattttctcttctatttgagCAAAGTACTTGAAGGTATTCTCAGGTCAACATAAATGTAACATGTCAAATCTGTATAGAGGTCCTCTATGGGTAGAAGAGCAAGATATTCCATTCCACATCTAACAAACTGGTCATGGTATCTATCGAGCTAAGTTGCTAGGAACAGTACTCCTGGACGTGTAATATCTTTTTTATTAAAAGAACTCTacctacaaaaaaaataaaaataaaattcagtTAACTGCATTTGGGAGACTGGTCAAGAATCCTAGTTAAGCACATGACATGAGGTTGACTGACTGGATGGGGTTTCTGAGGCTAGATATAAAACTactggttttctatgcattaaaGCAGCATAATGGATTGAATGAAGGGCACAAAGTCTCATAATGGCAGAGAATAGAGTGGTGTTGCTTGGGTTATTTGATAAACCCAAAATTGGTGCACGCACTTATGTCTTGGCAGATCATAAACTTACCATTTTATTACTTATACAGGTTATGGTCCTTTTACTTGGTTCTACAGTATGAGTTCTTGCTATCTGTAGCTACTCtggtttctttttcttcttttgcatATAATGAAGCTCAAAATTGTCCTTGATCTTCAGTTATCGgaggactttgaagaagtttctGTACAAAGCCGTGGTTTTGGCATTCTTGATGTCGGCTACCGCTCACAGGTATATGCATGGTTGCCTTGAATCAAACATAATAGACTACATGAGTGAATTTGGGGTGAATTCTTGATGATGAATCACTTAATGTTGCTGAAATTTAAATGCTCCCAAAAGGCACCATTCCCTGAAGATATCTTGAATCGCCAGTTTCATTAATTTCTCCTGTTCGTTGGGTGGAAGGGTTGTGGTGCTATTTAGTCATTATAGTTCGCTCACTTACACGAGCTGAATTAGCAATTTAAGGAATGCATGTAATTATTAGGCTGCTAGTTTATTGTTGCAACAGAAATAAGATTCAAAGGATAATTCGCCATTCCAACTGATACTACGTTAAAtgaaaaggtagtaatttcagaATTACTTTTATAATAAGTAAGATTATGATTTCTGATTGACTtgcctgattttattttaatatatggACAGACCAAGAGAAACGATCTTTGATGAGCTGCACTTCCTCTATTGGGACTTAATTAGTTCCTACATTTTGTACTAGATCATTTTTCTGCTGTTCATGTATTAATTAATTTGTTTGGTACTCAGGATGAGGCATGGGCTGCTGGTGGAAGTGGGATTTTATTGAAGACCAAAAATGGCGGCAAGACATGGATTCGTGACAAAGCAGCTGATAATATTGCTGCGAATCTTTATTCGGTGAAGTAAGCTCTACAAGCTGACCTTTTCTTCCACAATCAACCGCTAAATTCTCATGTTTGAATTGTTTACTTTCCTCTGGTGGTTTGAATTCCACCTCTTCTGGTGGATCCTCCAAATTTCTGTTCCTTTCCACCCCACATATATATGCCAGCCTTCAGTCTTTAAGCTGGTCTACTTAGTTTGCTGTCTATAATGAAGTGCGACTAAACTGGTATAGATAATTCCATGTTGTCCCACCCACACCTTTTATTTTAAAAGTCAGCCTTCATTTCGTTATTAGATTCCACATGAAAACTTAAGTTGGGCTGCATAATGAAAATTGAGGATAAAGTTGTGGTCTGCTGTCTGTACATGTGATTTTAAAATCTTATCTTCATGATATTGGGAAACATTGTTATGCAGGTTTATCAATGACAACCAGGGATTTGTACTGGGGAATGATGGTGTTTTACTCAAGTATCTTGGATAAGATACAATGATAAAACAAGGTACAATGTGGTTCCAGAAAACTAGTAATTATAATAAGGTCAAACAAATTATTCATCTGATGGTCTTGTGCAGGTTAGTGAAGGAGCAAttttgaaagcagatacttgaAACTGAAGAAGTGTAATTTGAACTTTATATATACTTGTTTAATTCTTTGCTGATGATCACCATAACAAAGGGAAGTGTTCATAGGGTTTAGATTATCTTCTGAATTGTATTATGATATACTGTACTTGTCAAACAAATTAAACTTTGAGAATCTTGCTTTACAACTCAGAGAATGTAAAGATAAAATGTCCTGATCTTGTTCAAAACTCAATCATGTCTTCTTCCTTCAAGCTCACCCAAATTGGTTTTCCCCAACCAAAATCTGCATGCCTCACACCAAGCAAGAATCTGCCCATCGTCATTGATAAAAAGCTTGCCAGCTATCTCTTTGTAATTGTTGATGAGCAAAGAGGAAATATCATCGGTGCTTGCCTTTGTAATGTTTGCATTTGCATCCATCACGTGCGTTACCAACTATTGCCTTCTTAGAACAGCTATCACCGCCCCTACTCTGTTGGTTGAATGGTGGCCTCCCTTGAAAGGACTCTCTCTTCACATTTGCTATTACCTGGGCAACAAACACAAACCTTCTCGTGACAATCTTAACTTCATTATACATGCTAGTGGAACCTGATTTGCAGATAATATTCTAGTAGGAAAGAGCGTAGCCAAATAACCAAAGCTAGTACTTAGAGAAACACATTTCTTCCCGTCCTGATATTATATATACAAAAGCAAGCACATTATTTATCAACTTTGCCAATGtataagtgtcacgaccccaaattccCATCTTATGatgtcatgatgacacctagtctctaagacctGGTAAGCCTAACAATCATTGAGAATTTAACAGAATTAACGAACAAGATATAAAATTACACTGATAATTTTCACAAAAAAACCAAAACGGATCAATAGGTACAAAATccccaaaaccggtggaactgagtcataagctctacagaaaATACACTAGTAATCTCTAAATACAACTCCGTTTGATACGAAAATAAATAGTAGTAAAAGCAATAACAGAAGGTATCTCCGAGGCCTGTGAGCGTCAAACAGGTGTACCTTGAAGTTTTCAAAATCTCTGGGTCAACTCACTAACGTCCAACACGAGTAGAAGcacatggatctgcacaaaaatgtgtagaagtgtagcatgagtatacCATAACGTTACCCAGCAAGTATCAAGcataacctcggtagagtagtgacgaggccaggtcaTGACACCTACTAGATATAGAAACCTGAACAGAATATTAATATAATCTAATAACGGAAAACAAAGAAATGATGACAATAGAACAATACAATGATGTAAGGCTAACAACACATATTAAGGCAATAAAGGACAACAAAAATGGATCATATGGTAAGAACAAAATGTGATCAAATATCGTAAAATACAAGTAAACGAATGAAGGAAAGATAATAATTGTTCCAATCAACAAGTCTTTTCAACATAAAATGCACAACAAGAATCACATTCAAGGTATCACACCTTATATTCACATTTTAAAAGTCACAATCACAATTTTCCTTATATCGCCGCGTGagttttgcattttttttttgaaatagctaCAAGCGCTTTAGCTTCCTTATCCCATTGCGTGACTTTAAGTAAATCCCTTACTAGCAACATGAGTATaaatcccaccttatctcaccgcatgtaTTTTAATACCCACacttataccaccgcatgcgtatcaatatgTACCGACCCGGCAGTACGTTTTAAGTATTTTTAGCCCCGATCCCCTAATTTATGCTTCCTCTATATTATATTGTGATTACGTGACTTGTCAGGGTGTTTGGTGTTGGTTTTGGGGGAGTTCCGAAGTGAAATAGGGACATATAGTCCCTAAGTTGGAGGTTTAAGTTGTAGGAGTTGACCGTAGTTTGAATTTTGTGAAGATGACTCCGGAATggatttttgatggttccaatagcccCGTATagtgattttggtcttaggagcgtgtccgaatactgatttggaggtccgtaggtcgtttCGGCGCGAATTGGTGAAAGTTGAAAAGTTGGGAGATTTTGGAaaatttgaccgagagttgaatttattgatatcggggtcggatccCATTTTCGAAAGTTGTAATAGGTCCATAatgttatttatgacttgtgtgccaaATTTGGAGTCAATTAGAGTTGTTTTAGTATGAATCTACATTGGTTTTGAAATTTGGAAGTTCATAATTCTTTAGGTTTGAATAGatgtgcgattcatgattttagtattatttgatgtgatttaacACTTCGACCgtgttcgtatgatattttaggacttgttgatatgtttggttgaggtcctgtgGGCTTCGGGCGTAATTCGGACCATGTTCGGGGCATTTCGAAACATGGATGATTGCTGAATCTGGTACTTCTGGTTTCCTTATATGCGATCGCGAGTGGATTAACGCGATCGTGAGGAGTAGTTTGGCACTGGGGGAAATTTTCTCTTTGCGATCGTGAGAAGGGGTCTGCGATCACGGAAGGTTGGTTTCCAGTGAATCGCGAACGCATGAAAaaggtcgcattcgcgtagaagaatTTGGGGGCTATAGGTCCACGCAttttgttcattgcgatcgcgtGTAGGGGACCACGAGCGGTAGCTTCAGGAGGCAGTGTGTCACATTCACGAGTGGACTTTCGCATTCGCATAGTGTTAATTTGGGCAATAACAttattgtgcttcgcgaacgcgaggcatttttcgcgttcgcgaagagtaatcCATTGGTAGCAGAATTAAATTTCCAAAATCGAGGATTTATATCATATTTCACATTTTGGACTTAGAGAGCTCAGTGGGAGGCAATTTCTCGAaggtttttggacttagagagctCGGTGGGAggcaataatctattgttaatttcTTCATTAAATTAGTGGTTTGAGTTGGAACAAAAATTGTAGAAACTTCTTAGactaaatttttgagttttgaaaggcGAATTGAGGTCGTatttgagtaattcttgtatAGTTGGACTCGATATCGAATGGGAGTTCGGATTTTATAatttggtcggattttgggacgcAGGCCTAGTTGACTTTTTAATTCTTTGCAAGGATCGTAATTTCATTGTTTGAATTAGCttcctatagttatatttatatatgaaattattttggctagattcgagtcgttcgGAGTTGGATAATCGAGGGAAAAGCCTACTATTGGATTGTTTTAGCTTGATTTAAGGTAAGTGACtcgcctaaccttgtgtgggggaattacCCATTTGTATTGGTATTGTTTGTGATAATTATGATATGTGAAAGCCGTGTACgaaaggtgacgagtgtgtacacgggctAAATGTGAAAGTTTTTGGTTTTAGCTATGTAGATCCCTTCCATGCCTTAATTGAGTTACCTTAATAGGTTATAGTCCTCATTTTTAGTCTAATTTCAGATGTCTAATTGTCTTATCTCTTATTTGCTAATTGCTCTACATATTTAGTTGAAGTTCTTGTTTCCTTTATTCTATATTCATTATTTAACTATTGAATTCCTTACTtgaaattgatattcttggaatatATTGTTGTTGAAATTAGTATTGAATTGCAAAGGTCGGGATTCCTATTGAGGAAAAGTGATAAGTTGTGAATTATCATTCTATTGAGTTATTCTTCCGGTTGTTATTGTTGAGACTTTGTGTACATTGCGGTTGAGCCGGCGGCTCCTTATTGTGAAATTCTGTTATTGTTTGGTTTCTTTGTCAAGTTGTGATATTGGGCACTTGTGGTATGATGTGTGATACGTTTTGATATTGATATGTATGCGGTGGTATAAGTTCTGGGGGTTAAAACGAATGCGGTGAaataaggtgggcttgatacgtgtggctagtaggggaactactagaagccacgtggtgtgataaggtgggctaaaacacaggatgctatttcgggaaaaataattttcaaaactaaatgtaaaGGCTCCCGCAGTGATATAAGGAAAGACTATGAGTTACTTTTgtgatttgggactacgaggtggtacctcggtAGTGGCCCTTGTTGATATTTCTCTATTTGCTGTACTTGTCtttgattttttgtttctttaacaTGTCAATTCTTGTTTCCTTTCGTGTTGTATTATCTGCCTTGATTATGTATAGTTAGCTTTTGGTAAACTCCTTATTTGTTTCATTTCCATTGTCATTATCATTATCATTATATTGTTATATATTTCGTCCTGTTCCTTATTATTTCTAGTAGGGCCTTAACCTGACCTCGTCACCACTCTACCGATGTTAatcttggcacttactgggtatcgttgtgttgtactcatgctacacttctgcacatctttttgtgcagatctaggtacttcctATCGGTCCCGACACTAGTGAGCTAAGTTCAcatttggagacttcaaggtacacctgcCCGCGTCTGCAAGCCTCGGAGTCCCCTTCTATCTCTTTTTATAGTTATCTTTCTTTACTAGACACAATTGTATAGGTATGATTTTGGTATTGTcatagagcttgtgacttgtattAAGCTGGGTTTTGGTCTATTGTATACACACTGAGTTGTAGAAACTTCTCTTTATATATGTTgttgagttttgagatttttaaaTTATTCTTTCAATCACTTCCtcacatttgttaggcttacctagtcttagagactaggtgccgtcacgacatccTACAGAGGGAAACTGGAGTCATGacgagttggtatcagagctctaggttcataggtgttacgagtcacaagcaggtttagtagagtctcgcggatcgatacagagacatttgtacttatctttgggaGGCTATAGAACTGTTAGGAGAAgcttcacttctttgattccttatcgtgcaaaTATTTTGACTTCGAGATTCTAAATTTCTAtctttttattctctcacagatggtgaggacacgtacaacTGGTTGGATGACCAGATATCTACTCCCCCTACTAGAGCCGTGAGAGGACAACGCTAGGTAGAGGCCGATGGCGTCCATGTGGTGCAACCAGAACACCTGCACGAGCTACTATAGAGGAGCCACCGGTAGCTCCAGTTGAAGAGCAGGCACCCGAGATGCCTGTTACTTCCCCAACACTTCAGGAGGTCCTCGCACAATatttgagcatgtttggtactctAGCTCAGGAAGGGTTAATCCCACTTGCTCCTGCCACATCTCAAGCAGGGGGAGGAGCTTAGACTCCCGCCTCCAGTGCCCTAGAGTAGCGGGTCTAGGTTGACCAAGTCCTAAAGGTCATACAGTAAATAAGTTTTGGCTAATGTGATAAAGATACCAACAACCGGATGCCCCAGTTTAGCCCGAGGTTAGGGCAACAACTTTTAAGGGGGAGCAACTcaggctcgagaggtacaagaagtaccaccctcctgCTTTCAGCGATTTGGCTTCAGAGGATGTCTAGGGTTTTATTGAGAAGTGCCACCGTATCCTCTGTACTATGGGTATTGTGGAGTCGAGTAGGGTTGCTTTCACTACGTTCCAGCTTAAGGGAGTGTCTTATTAGTGGTGGTGAGTGTATGAGTTGGTTAACTGGCCAAGGCAGCTTCATTCACTTGGGTTCAGTTCTCAGATATATTCTTGAGGGAGTTTTTTCCCCAGAGTCTCGAGAATGCATGACGCGCAGAGTTAGAGCAATTTGCGTTAGGGTGCTATGATCGTATCGAAATATGTAGTCCGGTTCAGTGATTTGTCCAAGCATGCACTAGCCTTGATTGCTACTGTTAGAGAGTGAGTCTGTCGATTTATCAAGGGGCTCAACCTTGGTATCAAATTTAGCATGGCCTGAGACCTGGAGATGGACATTGCATACCAGCAGGTAGTGGAGATCGCTAGGAGATTGGAGTGTATGTGGGcccgggagagagaagagagggaggcAAAGAGGCCTCGAGATTCTGGAACATACAGTGGTGCTTGTGCCCCAGTTGCAACCcatcatggtaggggctatgtgagCCACCCTGTTTATTCAACACTTCTAGCTTCCAGCGGTATTCCGATGCTCATAGGCCTCATGTTCCCATTATGCACCACCATtgtctagtgcacctcctgcacggggtgctttcaatGGACAATCCAGTCGATcaggcccgagccagtcacagtaACCACGTCCTCCGAGAgtttattttgagtgtggtgacactcgtcatatggtgagggattgccccaaactcaggaggggtgcacctccacagactactCAGGCTCCAGTATTccatggggtcctcaggccaagGTTACCGCACCAGTTGCCACTCCACTTGCACAACAAGCTCGAGGTAGAGGTTGTtcaggtagaggtcgccctagagggggaggccagacaAGATTTTATGCTCGTCTTGCTAGGATGGAGGCAGTTGCATCCGACtcagtcatcacaggtattgttccagtttttcatagagatgcatcagtcttatttgatccaggctccacttattcctatgcgTCATCTTACTTTGCTCTATATTTGGGTGTATCCCGTGATTCTTTGTGttctcctgtatatgtgtccataCCTATgagagattctattattgttgacTGTGTGTATCGATCgtgtttagttgttcttggtagttttgagaccagagccgatctaATATTGCTCAGTATGGGAGATTTTGATATTActttgggtatggactggttgtcgccgtACCATGCTATTCTCGATTGTCATGCCAAtactgtgacgctggctatgtcAGGTTTACAACGGATAAAGTGGAAGGGTACTTTAaattatgttcctagcagggtTATCTCATCTCTAAAGGCTCAGCGGATGGTTAAGAAAGGGTGTAATGCTTAtctagccttcgtgagggatATCAGTGTTGATACTCCTACTGTTGAGTCAGTTCCGGTAGTGAGGGATTATCCGATGTATTTCCAGcggatcttccgggcatgccaccaaACAGAGATatcgattttggcattgatttgttactgggcacttagcccatttctatttccccatatcgtatggcctcAGCAGAGTTAaatgagttaaaggagcaactACAAGGTTGCTTAATAAGGGCTTCATTCGATccagtgtgtcgccttggggtactccagtcttgtttgtaaggaagaaggATGGTTATATg comes from the Nicotiana sylvestris chromosome 4, ASM39365v2, whole genome shotgun sequence genome and includes:
- the LOC138889720 gene encoding uncharacterized protein, which codes for MEAVASDSVITGIVPVFHRDASVLFDPGSTYSYASSYFALYLGVSRDSLCSPVYVSIPMRDSIIVDCVYRSCLVVLGSFETRADLILLSMGDFDITLGMDWLSPYHAILDCHANTVTLAMSGLQRIKWKGTLNYVPSRVISSLKAQRMVKKGCNAYLAFVRDISVDTPTVESVPVVRDYPMYFQRIFRACHQTEISILALICYWALSPFLFPHIVWPQQS
- the LOC104218441 gene encoding photosystem II stability/assembly factor HCF136, chloroplastic; this encodes MACSCWNSIFTPLKPTYNTISSASASPHQLPRLVPRASASINRRQLIAETAAAIVLPPLLGAGISPLPAKADEVPLSEWERVYLPIDPGVVLLDIAFVPDDPTHGFLLGTRQTILETKDGGTTWASRSIASAEEEDFNYRFNSISFKGKEGWIIGKPAILLYTSDAGETWQRIPLSSQLPGDMVYIKATGEKSAEMVTDEGAIYVTSNKGYNWKAAIQETVSATLNRTVSSGISGASYYTGTFSTVNRSPDGRYVAVSSRGNFYLTWEPGQAYWQPHNRAVARRIQNMGWRADGGLWLLVRGGGLYLSKGTGLSEDFEEVSVQSRGFGILDVGYRSQDEAWAAGGSGILLKTKNGGKTWIRDKAADNIAANLYSVKFINDNQGFVLGNDGVLLKYLG